From Acetomicrobium sp. S15 = DSM 107314:
TTAGAAAATCTTTTATTTTGTTATGCTCAAATCTTATTGTAAATTCTTCGATTGACTGATGTCTAATAAAATCAGGATGCATCTTTCCGATATCATGAAGAAGTGCCCCTACCTCACCTTTTAAAATATCTCTCCTTTTGCATTTTATTTTGTAAATAAGTTTATTCATGATCGCCACTCCATAGGTTATTTATATAGCTTTCAAATTCATTCCATTTATTGAATTTTTGCTGTTCGTCAGGACATAAAGAAACAACTACAATTGGATCAGGTTTGATTACTCCAAACCCGCTTGTTTTCTTGGCCGAAAAACCGTAAGTAAAAAACATCAACTCTAAAGCTTTCGTCAGAAACATTAGATCCGTCTTTACCTGCTCTTTAGAAAACATTTTGCCTCTGGGATATGGAAAATATAGAAGACGAAATTTACCTTTTGCGCCTTCTTTTACAACCTCGAGAGTTATGGGACTTTTTCCCGGGACCGGAGTGCGTGTAGTTCGGCTTAATGGTGTAATAACGTCTTTTTTTGCTGCATTTTTGTCAAAACACGTTGGGAAGAAATGAAGCCTACCTTTTGCAGCATCTTCGCTTGTAGTTTCAGAACCGAAAAGCCTTTCGATAATTTCAGACTTTGTAATCTCGTTGATATTTTTACCATCCAAATCATTAACTCTTTCCGCCGCAAATCTGAGATGCCCCTTCCAGATAGATGACCTTACCATTGGTAAACCTGTCAGCTTATCCCGCACGATAGGATTTTCAAATATCTTGCCATTAATGACATTGAATTCACCCTCGCCTTTACTTGTGTATGATCTTTTCAGCATGAATTTAATTTTAAGGAGCATAGAATATCTTGGTATTTTTTCAAAATCTTCTTTATCAAACTCCTTAAGCTTTATATCTGACTTATTTTCTATAATATCATGCTTTTTATTACCTAAATCTATGATCCTACTTTGAAGACTTCTACCCAATACGAAATCTGAAAGATAATAATCATGAATAATTGTATCATCATCAATACTCATCTTAATTCCTCCAATAATTCCTTACTATATTTATTACATGTCAAAATAACACTTATTTAAATAGCTATTATATTTACTTAAAGAAAATAATTTATCTTTTATATTATCATTTAGTTTATCTTTTATCTTGCTCCCAATATTTTCCTTATCATATCCGTATATCCTTACTTCTACTGTATTTTCACTTGTATTTTTACTAATTTTATAACCATGAGAAACAAATACTGTAGAACCTCTACCAGCTTCACCAAATATTTCGTGTCTCTTGTCTTTGTCGTTTTCGAGATGTCTTATTGAATCTCTTATGTGGAATGCTATCGGAAGGAACTTATATTTATCCCAGACATCTATCCATGACTGCCAATTTTCTTTATATCCGCTATG
This genomic window contains:
- a CDS encoding RAMP superfamily CRISPR-associated protein, which produces MSIDDDTIIHDYYLSDFVLGRSLQSRIIDLGNKKHDIIENKSDIKLKEFDKEDFEKIPRYSMLLKIKFMLKRSYTSKGEGEFNVINGKIFENPIVRDKLTGLPMVRSSIWKGHLRFAAERVNDLDGKNINEITKSEIIERLFGSETTSEDAAKGRLHFFPTCFDKNAAKKDVITPLSRTTRTPVPGKSPITLEVVKEGAKGKFRLLYFPYPRGKMFSKEQVKTDLMFLTKALELMFFTYGFSAKKTSGFGVIKPDPIVVVSLCPDEQQKFNKWNEFESYINNLWSGDHE